Proteins encoded by one window of Muntiacus reevesi chromosome 6, mMunRee1.1, whole genome shotgun sequence:
- the TBRG4 gene encoding FAST kinase domain-containing protein 4 — protein MAARLVRRCTCLLREATRLAPAVSPVSQLRLPQGTQKPLTSSATSPSSRLPGPLSELVEKEQVFTPYPGRQEVEQLIEKATQPEELLELLGSGHCLQQNHAALALIQLSRLLSEKPKDKATLIQDARFWQLLHLVNSQITVIWHGTLVKLLRSLYALGLPATSKELRSVEQEVRWRMRRLKYKHLAFLAESSATYMQEQGSRELLAELLVHLERRWAEIEDKRTVVAMMMKTGHLSESLMNRLEDKCLELVEQFGPEELRKVLVTLAAQNRRSVPLLRAISYHLVQKPFPLTKSILLDLAYAYGKLSFHQTQVFQRLAADLLPHTPSMTSSEVARCTKSFAFLKWLNLPLFEAFVQHVLDRAQSITLPHLCNMLLAFARVNFHPEREDPFFSLVHEKLGSELVGLEPALQVDVVWALCVLQQVREAELQAVLRPEFHAQFLGGKSPKDQSTFQKLLHINATAQLEHPEYTGPLLPTSALVPSPSALEQKMTPLQKELQETLKGLLGSADKGSFMVATQYGWVLDAEVLLDTESQLLPLRDFVAPHLAPSSGSRPLPPGAKRLAFLRWEFPNFNSRSKDLLGRFVLARRHLLAAGFLLVDVPYYEWMELKSEWQKSAYLKDKMRKAVAEELAK, from the exons ATGGCTGCTCGACTGGTGAGGCGATGCACGTGCCTCCTAAGGGAGGCCACCCGCCTGGCCCCCGCTGTGTCCCCTGTCAGCCAGCTGAGACTCCCCCAGGGAACCCAGAAGCCGCTGACTTCCTCAGCTACCTCGCCTAGCTCCCGCCTCCCAGGTCCCTTGTCAGAGCTTGTGGAGAAGGAACAGGTGTTTACTCCCTATCCTGGGCGCCAGGAGGTGGAGCAGCTCATCGAGAAGGCCACCCAGCCCGAAGAGCTCCTGGAGCTCCTGGGGAGTGGTCACTGTCTGCAGCAGAACCACGCCGCCCTCGCGCTTATCCAGCTCTCTCGCCTACTCTCTGAGAAGCCAAAAGACAAAGCCACACTCATACAGGATGCTCGCTTTTGGCAACTTCTCCATCTTGTCAACAGCCAG ATAACTGTAATCTGGCATGGGACCCTTGTGAAGCTGCTCCGGAGCCTCTACGCGCTGGGGCTCCCCGCCACCTCCAAGGAGCTGCGGTCAGTGGAGCAGGAGGTCCGCTGGCGCATGCGCAGGCTCAAGTACAAGCATCTGGCCTTCCTGGCCGAGTCCAGCGCCACCTACATGCAGGAGCAGGGCTCCCGGGAGCTGCTGGCTGAGCTGCTTGTGCACCTCGAGCGGCGCTGGGCGGAAATTGAAGACAAACGCACGGTGGTGGCCATGATGATGAAAACCGGGCATCTTTCGGAGTCTCTGATGAACCGCCTGGAAGACAAG TGCTTGGAGCTGGTGGAGCAGTTTGGCCCTGAGGAGCTGCGGAAGGTGCTGGTGACGTTGGCAGCTCAGAACCGGAGATCGGTGCCCTTGCTGCGGGCCATCTCTTACCACCTGGTCCAGAAGCCATTCCCCTTGACTAAAAGCATCCTGCTGGACCTGGCCTATGCCTATG GCAAACTCAGCTTCCACCAGACCCAGGTGTTCCAGCGCCTGGCAGCCGACTTGCTGCCCCACACGCCAAGCATGACGTCCAGCGAGGTAGCCCGCTGCACCAAGTCCTTCGCCTTCCTTAAGTGGCTCAACCTGCCCCTGTTTGAGGCGTTCGTCCAG CACGTCCTGGACAGAGCCCAGAGCATCACTCTGCCACACCTGTGCAACATGCTGCTGGCTTTCGCCCGTGTGAACTTCCATCCAGAGCGGGAGGATCCATTCTTCAGCCTG GTGCATGAGAAGCTGGGGTCAGAGCTGGTGGGCCTGGAGCCAGCCCTGCAGGTGGACGTGGTGTGGGCCCTGTGCGTGCTGCAGCAGGTGCGGGAGGCCGAGCTGCAGGCTGTGCTCCGCCCTGAATTTCACGCCCAGTTTCTAG GTGGCAAGTCCCCAAAGGATCAAAGCACCTTCCAGAAGCTGCTGCATATCAATGCCACTGCCCAGCTGGAGCACCCTGAATACACGGGACCCCTTCTGCCTACCTCAGCCTTGGTCCCCAGTCCCTCGGCCCTTGAACAGAAGATGACCCCATTGCAGAAGGAACTGCAAGAGACGTTGAAGGGGCTGCTGGGGAGTGCCGACAAGGGCAGTTTCATGGTGGCCACGCAGTATGGCTGGGTTCTGG ATGCCGAGGTACTGCTCGACACCGAGAGCCAACTCCTGCCCCTGAGGGACTTTGTGGCCCCCCATCTCGCCCCCTCCTCTGGCAGCCGGCCACTCCCCCCTGGGGCCAAGAG GCTAGCCTTCCTTCGCTGGGAGTTCCCCAACTTCAACAGCCGAAGCAAAGACTTGCTGGGGCGCTTTGTGCTGGCCCGGCGCCACCTGCTGGCCGCTGGCTTCCTGCTGGTCGAC GTCCCATACTATGAGTGGATGGAACTCAAGTCTGAATGGCAGAAGAGCGCCTATCTCAAGGACAAGATGCGCAAAGCCGTGGCAGAGGAGCTGGCCAAATGA